GCGGTCGTGCTCGAAGCGGAAGCCGGCACCGCGCCGATCATCCCTCCGCCCGCGATGGCGAGAGCTGTCCCGACCGCCGCGATACGTGAGTGGATCCTCATGGTGAGCTCCTTCCCCTGACGAGAGTTCGACTGCTACGGGAGGTGACGCTAGCCAGGCCCCCGGAGCCTCGGTAGTGCGCAAGCGGAACTTGGCCGGGAAGCGGTCGTGTGCGGATCACCGGCCCGAAACCCGGTACTGCCACTCGAAGGCCCCCAGGCATGCGCGCCATGGCGCGCACGGAGCATGCCTGAACGCCGAGGCGCCGGGAACCCGAAGCGGGTTCCCGGCGCCTCGGCGTGCGTGAGCGAGGGCGTACGCGTCCTACCGGCGGCCGCGCATGAGCAGATACAGGAAGTACGGCGTGCCGATCACCGCGGTCATCAGTCCGGCGCCCAGCTGGGCCGGCGCGATCACGGTTCGTCCCACCAGGTCCGCGGTGCAGACGAGCAGGGCGCCCAGCAGCACCGAGACCGGGACCACCCGGGCGTGCCGACGGCCGACCAGGGCCCGGGCCGCGTGCGGTGCCACCAGACCCACGAAGCCGATCAGGCCCGCGGCTGCCACGGCGGTGGCGCTGAGCAGGACGCCCAGCAGGAGGAAGGCCAGGCGCCCGCGTGCCAGGTCGAGCCCCAGGAGCCGGGGGGTGTCCTCGTCCAGCGCCAGGAGGTCGAGTTCGGTGCGGCTGAGCACCGCGACGAGCAGACCTACGGCGAGTACGGCCGCGAGCGGCGCCACGTCCGGCAGGGTCCGCCCGTAGGTGGAGCCCGACAGCCAGGTGAGGGCCTTCGTCGCGTTGAACGGGTCGGTGAGGACGATGAGCAGGCTGATCAGGGCGGAGGTCCCGGTGGCGGCGCCGAACCCGACGAGGACGAGCCGGTTCTGCTGGAAACCGCCCCGCGCCGCGAGTCCGAAGACGACGACGGAGATGACCGCGGCACCCGCGAACGCGGCTCCGGCGATTCCCCACGAGCCGACCGACGGCACCGTCGTCACGACGAGCACGGCGCCGAGGGAGGCCCCGCCGGAGACGCCCAGGGTGGCGGGCTCCGCGAGCGGATTGCGGGTCACGGCCTGGACGAGCGTCCCGGCCAGGGCGAGCGCCGCGCCCGCGAGGAGCGCAGCGAGGACCCGGGGCACCCGGGTGTCGAGGACGAAGCCGACGGTCCGGCCGGCCCTGCCCTGGGCCCAGTTCACCACGTCGCCCAGCAGCAGTTTGCTGTCGCCCAGCAGCACGGCGGCGATCATCACGCCGACGAGAGCCACCGCCAGTACGGCTGTGGTCGCGAGGAAGACGGCCCTGCTCCTGATGCGCAGACGTTCGGTCGCGGTGGCTCCGGCGGTGTCCTTGACCCGGGTGGCCATCACGATCAGGAGCACGGCGCCGGCGACGCAGGTGGCGACGCCCGTCGGCACGGCGACGGCGACGTCCGCCGGCACGAAGGCGCGCAGGAGCACGTCCGAGCCGAGGACCAGCACCGCACCGGCCAGGCCCGCGACCGGAATGCTCGCACGCGCGCGGGTGAACGCGCGGAGCCTGCGGGCCACGGGGCGGACGAGGGCGGGAGCGCACAGGCCGACGAAGCCGATCGGGCCGGCGAGCGTGACGGCGGCCGCGGAGAGCAGCGTCGCGAGCACCACCACCGTGATCCGGGTGCCGCGGACGGGGACGCCCAGGCCCCGGGCGGCGTCGTCGCCGAGCGCCAGGGCGTCGACGCGACGGGCGACGAGCAGCAGCCCGACGAGCCCGATGATGCCGACCGGCGTCATCTGGAGCACGGCGTCGAACCCGTGCTGGGCGATGCTGCCCTGGTTCCACTGGAAGAGGCCCTCGGTCTGCTGGGGGAACAGCAGGAGCAGCCCTTCGGTGACGGCGGTCAGGCCGAGGGTGAGGGAGCTGCCGGCGAGGACGAGCCGTACGGCGCCCGTGCCCAGGCCGGACAGGCCGAGCACGACGGCCGCCGCCGCGAGGCCGCCGACGAACGCGACGCCGGAGTGCGCGAAGAGGGGGAGCGAGACGCCGGTGACCGAGACCAGGCCGAGGGCCAGATAGGAACCGGCGTTGACCGCGAGGGTGTCGGGCGAGGCGAGTACGTTGCGGCTGACCGCTTGGAGGGCGGCGCCCGCCATGCCGAGTACGACGCCGACGAGCAGCCCCGCGGCCATCCTCGGCAGCCGGGAGGAGATGACGACGGACGCGTCGCCCGGGTCCGCCCGGCCGGTGAGCGCCTTCCAGACTTCGGGGGCGCCCACCGCGGCCGTGCCCTGCGTGATGTCGGCGAGCGCGAGGCCCACGAGGAGGAGGACCAGAACGGCCACCGCCGTGGCCGCGCCCGTCCGGGAGGCGGCCGCCGGCGGACGGGTTGCGGGAGGTGAGGCGGTGACGGTCATGGTGCTACTTCTTCTTCAGGGCCTCGACGACGGAGTCGACGTACTTGCCCATCGCCTGGGGGCCGCCGAACATCCAGATGCCGTCGGGCAGCCGGTGGACGTTGCCCTTCTCCACGAACGGCAGCGACGTCCACGCGGAGTCCTTCGCCAGGACACCGTCGAACGGCGTGCTGTTCTTGTCGCCGTCGCTGCCGATGTAGGCGAACTGCACGTCGTCGTCGAGCTTGGTGAGGCCCTCGACGTCGGTGGAGCCGAGCCCGTAGCTCTTGTCGCCCTCGACGGTCCAGGCGTTCTTCAGACCGAGCTTCTCGTTGACCGCTCCGATCAGCGAACCGCTCGTGAACGGCCTGATCGAGACCTGGTTGGAGACGACGTAACCGTCGGCGAAGGCGTACTTCGCCCCGCCGTGACCGGCGTCGGCGAGCGCCTTCTTGCCCTCGCCCAGCTTCGCCTGGAAGTCCTTCTTGAGCTTCTCCGCCTGCTGCGTGGTGCCGGTGGCCTTGGCTATGAGGTCGAGGTTCTTGGTCATCTGCCCGATCGGGTCGGAGGCGTCGGCGGCACGCACCTCCAGGACCGGGGCGACCTTGCGCAGCTGCTTCACGACGGCCGGCTTGAGGTCGTCGGTGGCGACGATGAGGTCCGGCGACAGGGCGGCGATGGTGTCCGTGCTCGGCTCACCGCGGGTGCCGATGTCCTTGGGGTCGTTCTTGAGCGGGACCGCGGTGTTCCAGGTCTTGTAGCCCTTGACGTCGGCGACGCCGGCGGGGGCGACGCCCAGCGAGACCAGGCTCTCGACGACGTTCCACTCGGTGCCGACGACCTTCTTGGCCGGGCCGTCGAGCTCGACCTTCGCGCCCTTCACGTCGGTGAGGGTGATGGGCTCGGCGGTCTTCTTCTTCGCGTCGTCCGCGGCGGGCTCGGTCGTTCCGCAGGCGGTCAGGGCGAGGGCCGCGGCGGTGGCGGCAGCGGTGAGGAGGAGGCGTCTCATGAGGTGGTGCTGAGC
The window above is part of the Streptomyces syringium genome. Proteins encoded here:
- a CDS encoding iron ABC transporter permease, producing the protein MTVTASPPATRPPAAASRTGAATAVAVLVLLLVGLALADITQGTAAVGAPEVWKALTGRADPGDASVVISSRLPRMAAGLLVGVVLGMAGAALQAVSRNVLASPDTLAVNAGSYLALGLVSVTGVSLPLFAHSGVAFVGGLAAAAVVLGLSGLGTGAVRLVLAGSSLTLGLTAVTEGLLLLFPQQTEGLFQWNQGSIAQHGFDAVLQMTPVGIIGLVGLLLVARRVDALALGDDAARGLGVPVRGTRITVVVLATLLSAAAVTLAGPIGFVGLCAPALVRPVARRLRAFTRARASIPVAGLAGAVLVLGSDVLLRAFVPADVAVAVPTGVATCVAGAVLLIVMATRVKDTAGATATERLRIRSRAVFLATTAVLAVALVGVMIAAVLLGDSKLLLGDVVNWAQGRAGRTVGFVLDTRVPRVLAALLAGAALALAGTLVQAVTRNPLAEPATLGVSGGASLGAVLVVTTVPSVGSWGIAGAAFAGAAVISVVVFGLAARGGFQQNRLVLVGFGAATGTSALISLLIVLTDPFNATKALTWLSGSTYGRTLPDVAPLAAVLAVGLLVAVLSRTELDLLALDEDTPRLLGLDLARGRLAFLLLGVLLSATAVAAAGLIGFVGLVAPHAARALVGRRHARVVPVSVLLGALLVCTADLVGRTVIAPAQLGAGLMTAVIGTPYFLYLLMRGRR
- a CDS encoding iron-siderophore ABC transporter substrate-binding protein — translated: MRRLLLTAAATAAALALTACGTTEPAADDAKKKTAEPITLTDVKGAKVELDGPAKKVVGTEWNVVESLVSLGVAPAGVADVKGYKTWNTAVPLKNDPKDIGTRGEPSTDTIAALSPDLIVATDDLKPAVVKQLRKVAPVLEVRAADASDPIGQMTKNLDLIAKATGTTQQAEKLKKDFQAKLGEGKKALADAGHGGAKYAFADGYVVSNQVSIRPFTSGSLIGAVNEKLGLKNAWTVEGDKSYGLGSTDVEGLTKLDDDVQFAYIGSDGDKNSTPFDGVLAKDSAWTSLPFVEKGNVHRLPDGIWMFGGPQAMGKYVDSVVEALKKK